The Blastocatellia bacterium genome includes a window with the following:
- a CDS encoding DUF86 domain-containing protein, translated as MIPEHQIIHIGVTKLRRYVHKLRTQPAREQRHQQEHVETVEQIFRRLVVLTTNLAHHMVGRLRLPVPDDSTEVFHVLGRAGVLPTDLAERLSGVALLRAELAHGYCQIESEKIDSWVPQRLDDFLAFADCTAKTLLSE; from the coding sequence ACATCAAATTATCCACATCGGAGTGACCAAGCTGCGGCGCTATGTTCACAAGCTTCGGACACAGCCAGCGCGCGAGCAGCGGCATCAACAAGAGCACGTAGAAACGGTTGAGCAAATCTTCAGGCGGCTGGTTGTATTGACCACCAATCTGGCGCATCACATGGTGGGCCGATTGCGCTTGCCGGTGCCTGACGACTCGACAGAGGTCTTCCATGTGCTCGGACGAGCCGGTGTGCTCCCAACAGATTTAGCTGAACGATTATCTGGCGTCGCTTTGCTACGGGCAGAGCTGGCGCACGGTTACTGCCAGATTGAGAGCGAAAAGATTGATAGCTGGGTGCCACAGCGGCTTGATGATTTCCTTGCCTTCGCCGATTGCACAGCCAAAACGCTTTTGTCAGAATGA